The following DNA comes from Nicotiana sylvestris chromosome 10, ASM39365v2, whole genome shotgun sequence.
TTTATGCTGCGCTTGTTAGTCTTCACCTTGACAAACAAGTAAGCGTTAGCACCGCGCATTCCCTTGCAATTCTAGAAACTTCCTACCCGCCGTCCGCCGGAGCTTTTCGCCGGGATTTGGTCGACTGTATTACTCAGGTGTTGGATTTCCATTGTAAAACTGGCTCGTATTTTCAGATTAATGCTTACCCTTATTTTGCCTACAAGGCAAATCCGAAGCAAGTGCCGCTCGATTACGTGCTCTTTCAGCCTAATCCAGGGAATGTCGATCCTGTGACGAATCTCCACTACGATAATATGCTTTACGCTCAGATCGATGCAGTTCACTCTGCTTTAGCTTCAATTGGCTACAAAAATGTGTGCGTTCAGATCTCGGAGACTGGTTGGCCGTCGAAGGGAGACGGCGACGAGGTCGGAGCCACGCCGGATAATGCGAGGAAATACAATTGCAATCTCATCAAACTCGTGAGTCAAAAGAAGGGAACTCCATTGAGACCTAACACCAATTTGAATATTTACGTCTTTGCCTTGTTTAACGAGAACTTGAAGCCCGGTCCAACGTCGGAGCGCAATTACGGCCTTTTCAAGCCCGACGGATCACCTTCTTATCCCTTAGGATTCGCCGGAATCAACGCCGTCGGCACTAATAGCAGCAGTTCGAGTAGTCCTGCCACTGGCACCGGTTCTTCAACATCGACGTCGTCGTCAACGCCGGCCTGGAGTTCCCCGGACGGCTATCTATCCATTACTTCTGATTCGGTAAGCCTTTCAGCAATCTCTTCAATATAAAAAATATCTAGATATCATTttataatattttaaattatCTTCTCAAAAAAACATGATGTAATCAATgtcattttatattattttcttacaGGGAAGAATCCAAATTTCTTTGAAATCCTTGGTTCTGCGACTTCACACAGTGGGTTTAATTTCACTGCTTTTCTACCAACTTTAACTCCATGGAATTGCACGAACCGTCATTTGCTATGAGGTCCGATCCGCCATTGTTGAGTACTGTTGTAAAAGCCATTTGGCCCTTGGCTATTGCCTTAGACCAGGTAGTCCTATTGGATTCTTTGATTATTGtcatattcttttctttttttccctgcAACTAATAATCGGCGGCTGCTTTATTCTGCTGATGAGATTCGATCCGCCGGAAAGTCGACAAGATGACAGCTACTCTCCACTTTATAGCTGGCTCGATGTTACCTTTTTTTTCCTTGTCAAAATAATTATATTCGGCTGTTGTATTCTAAACTTAATTTATTCTAGTTTTAGACTTGCCATTGATCAATTCATTCAATTGGTAATTTGGTAACAGTGATTTGTACTTTGTATATTCTATTGGTACAAGAATTTGTACTCCATGTGTTGTACTCCATTGATCAATTCCTGAACTCTTTCTTAATCCAATTGCAGAGAAGTAAACCCCCATATTGCAGTTAACTTCTTCTGATGTAGTAAGATTCTTGGCCTTCGATTAAAATgtttgatttttcaatttttgcaacaaaaagaaaaaaaagaaaaaaatgttttCAAGTCTATACCAAGATAAAAACCTCAATCCAACATTTGGTTGAGGATACTACATAATAGTAGTACTTACATTATACATTAAGTTATATATACAAGAATAGTATAGAACATTGTATTAGTAAGTGGATGCTTTCATTTACACTcggggatttttttttcttaaataatttCTATGGATTTTCAggcaaaatgaaaaaataaaataaaatcttgAGTTCTAGAATATCTACTTGCAAATAAAATTATCTCAGTAAAATCCGCAATTTGGTGCTATTACGCATGAAAATATTACGTGCATCTTACTTGAAAAAATATTCCGCGAGTAACAATTTTGTACGAAATTGCGAAGACCAAATACCTATGGCAAGTGATCATTACTCAAACAggtgttgagtttttgtttaagatgaaatagtcttaaaattagagtgaatgggaaatgggatttggattcggatctggtcaaatgatcgatcgattgattaattttttggaccaaatttatttgttaatagtgaatattaacgtgatataatccgtgtttgtaacggatgtttttcAATCTgtgtattgtgttgcaacactaagcaataagcagcctagtgcacctcccacaatggtgcaagtgctcctcccaccaagcaagtgtatataccaccatgtaagtgctttctccatgatctagtgcttgttgcaccatggaaggggcggatttctctcaaataactgctataaatagagcataagttggagagaaagaagaacacatcggaaaaaacacttgaaacactctgtatacacttaatatacactctgtatacactggatatacactctgcatatactggatatacactctgtatacactgcgtatacactggaaaaacgaattgcaatttgatattctcttcagtaagaattcaacattggctatactttgcattccttcctctcagaatttccattcgacttctgagttgtcctccttattctgcattgtttttaactacaaacaaagcatccataagtgtgatttgctgccgaactctgtgttcgctgaaacactggggtttgaagtaccgatacaccagtgtgtaattcgttctatcctgtgaggaaataatctataaccttgggtactaggaggagattaaattccttaaggaaacactgtgaattcagtgggctcgaattaatttctgttttttatttatatttacgtttataagctaaagTTCTAATTTCCATaatcattatttacaagtacagaggaacaacaatcttaaggaatttaattatttaatttctgtatttgtgttacttttattattctggaaactataacctttgtggttttttgtgtactcccgtttggagagtaaagccttcgtggcggtttgttggagattaaaatctacgtgatttttactccagttttaaagccttcgtggcattttgttggagattaaaatctacgtgatttttcactccagttttaaacgtttattaaacgtttgattgtgtcatttttacagtaaaaatggcgaatgacggaaatcaagctgttccgatgatgactgccaacgcatcgacaagtcgaactccggcgttggcaccggcagagaaacccggaaaaattttccgggatggatttcaagcgctggcagcaaaagatgttcttctacttgactacgttatgtctacagaagttcatcaaggaagatgttcctgatcttccagatgaaactccagagaatgatagctttctcgtgattgaggcgtggaagcattctgacttcttgtgcaggaattatattcttagcggactggaggataatctgtataatgtatacagtggcgtggagacgtcaaaagaattgtggaatgcacttgaaaagaagtacaaaactgaagatgccgggatgaagaaattcgtcgccgcaaaatttttggactacaaaatggtagatagcaagtctgttattacccaagtccaggaattgcaagtgattattcatgatctacttgctgaaggtatgtTTCAAATAAATACTGATCTTTAAAGTAAATTTTTCAGTAATTTTACTaacagaattttcattgaaggtcttgtcatcaatgaagcattccaagtagcagcaataattgagaagttgcctccattgtggaaggacttcaaaaattatttgaaacacaaatgaaaagagatgtcccttgaagatctcattgttcgattgagaatcgaagaggacaacaaaacTGCTG
Coding sequences within:
- the LOC104223116 gene encoding glucan endo-1,3-beta-glucosidase 11-like, translated to MAFSIKYFAVVILVILSPVTGTSIGVNYGQIADNLPPPEKVVPLVKSMGATRLKLYDADPRVLKAFANTNVEFIVSVGNEYLADMKDPAKAQAWVKTNVQAYLPATKITCIAVGNEVLTFNDTSLSNNLLPAMESVYAALVSLHLDKQVSVSTAHSLAILETSYPPSAGAFRRDLVDCITQVLDFHCKTGSYFQINAYPYFAYKANPKQVPLDYVLFQPNPGNVDPVTNLHYDNMLYAQIDAVHSALASIGYKNVCVQISETGWPSKGDGDEVGATPDNARKYNCNLIKLVSQKKGTPLRPNTNLNIYVFALFNENLKPGPTSERNYGLFKPDGSPSYPLGFAGINAVGTNSSSSSSPATGTGSSTSTSSSTPAWSSPDGYLSITSDSGRIQISLKSLVLRLHTVGLISLLFYQL